A genomic segment from Brevundimonas sp. SORGH_AS_0993 encodes:
- a CDS encoding M14 family metallopeptidase, producing MSENPPAPLANTPAWDQPFLPPILPWDGASRALLRGADDPWVTAFEADPAHDFSPNYVDTRAWFDRLDQASDLIRIEQFGVSPEGRPIYAVIASKDGATFDPAKPVLMIQAGIHPGEIDGKDAGMMLLRDIAFYGKDDLLDRVNLILIPILSVDGHERASAYSRPNQRGPRIQGWRNTATNQNLNRDYLKLDQAEMRAVRGLILKYRPDLYVDVHVTDGMDYQYDVTFGFNGEDGAFSRSPNGSRWLDTVFKPAMNAALERQGHIPGELVFGQDDDDPKAGLNDGGLGERYSNGWGAAAHVPTILIENHSLKPHEQRVLGTYVFIEEALRLLADQGAGLRAATDQDKALRPAEIPANFEQEATPSSTRPFRGVLYEMYDSPASGRKEVRWLGRPDPDLWQMPFYGSKPTLTLRRPTAYWIPGYRTDLIERLKTHGIEMETLTAPRTVKVDMLRLVSPRLATRTNEGHVQASVQAVEVERRDWTWPTGSVRAPTDQPLGDIVVLLLEPQSNESFFAWGMFPEVMSRVEYIEPYAIAPLAERMMAADPALKAEFEAKLAAEPAFAADPQARLAWFYKRTPFYDDRYLLYPVARED from the coding sequence ATGTCCGAGAACCCGCCCGCGCCCCTTGCGAACACTCCTGCCTGGGACCAACCATTCCTGCCGCCGATCCTGCCTTGGGACGGCGCGTCCAGGGCCCTGCTGCGCGGCGCGGACGACCCCTGGGTCACGGCGTTCGAGGCCGATCCGGCGCACGACTTTTCGCCCAACTATGTGGACACCCGCGCCTGGTTCGACCGGCTGGACCAGGCCAGCGACCTGATCCGCATCGAGCAGTTCGGGGTCTCGCCCGAGGGGCGGCCCATCTATGCGGTGATCGCCTCGAAGGACGGGGCGACCTTCGATCCGGCCAAGCCCGTGCTGATGATCCAGGCCGGCATCCACCCCGGCGAGATCGACGGCAAGGACGCGGGCATGATGCTGCTGCGCGACATCGCCTTCTATGGCAAGGACGACCTGCTGGACCGGGTGAACCTGATCCTGATCCCGATCCTGAGCGTGGACGGGCATGAGCGGGCATCCGCCTATTCCCGCCCCAACCAGCGCGGGCCGCGCATCCAGGGCTGGCGCAACACGGCGACCAACCAGAACCTGAACCGCGACTATCTGAAGCTGGACCAGGCCGAGATGCGGGCCGTGCGCGGCCTGATCCTGAAGTACCGGCCGGACCTCTATGTCGATGTCCATGTGACCGACGGCATGGATTATCAGTACGACGTCACCTTCGGCTTCAACGGAGAGGACGGGGCGTTCAGCCGGTCGCCGAACGGGTCGCGGTGGCTGGACACGGTGTTCAAACCGGCGATGAACGCGGCGCTGGAGCGGCAGGGCCATATCCCCGGCGAACTGGTCTTCGGCCAGGACGACGACGATCCCAAGGCCGGGTTGAACGACGGCGGCCTGGGCGAACGCTATTCCAACGGCTGGGGCGCGGCGGCCCACGTCCCCACCATCCTGATCGAAAACCACAGCCTGAAACCGCACGAGCAGCGGGTCTTGGGAACCTATGTCTTCATCGAGGAGGCGCTGCGGCTGCTGGCGGACCAGGGCGCGGGCCTGCGCGCCGCGACCGATCAGGACAAGGCCCTGCGGCCCGCCGAAATCCCCGCCAATTTCGAGCAGGAGGCGACGCCCTCCTCCACCCGCCCGTTCCGCGGCGTGCTTTACGAAATGTACGACAGCCCCGCCTCGGGCCGGAAAGAGGTCCGCTGGCTGGGCCGGCCCGATCCCGATCTGTGGCAAATGCCCTTCTATGGCTCCAAGCCGACGCTGACTCTGAGGCGACCGACCGCCTATTGGATCCCCGGCTATCGCACCGATCTGATCGAACGGCTGAAGACCCACGGGATCGAGATGGAGACCCTGACCGCGCCGCGCACGGTCAAGGTCGACATGCTGCGGCTTGTTTCGCCCAGGCTGGCGACGCGGACCAACGAGGGCCACGTCCAGGCTTCGGTCCAGGCGGTCGAGGTCGAGCGCCGCGACTGGACCTGGCCGACCGGCTCGGTGCGGGCGCCGACCGATCAGCCGCTGGGCGACATCGTCGTGCTGCTGCTGGAGCCGCAGTCGAACGAGAGCTTCTTCGCCTGGGGCATGTTCCCCGAGGTCATGAGCCGGGTCGAATATATCGAGCCCTACGCCATCGCCCCCCTGGCCGAACGGATGATGGCCGCCGATCCGGCCTTGAAGGCCGAGTTCGAGGCCAAGCTGGCGGCGGAGCCCGCATTCGCGGCCGATCCGCAGGCGCGTCTGGCCTGGTTCTACAAGCGCACGCCCTTCTATGACGACCGCTATCTGCTCTATCCGGTGGCGCGCGAGGACTGA
- a CDS encoding biopolymer transporter ExbD, translating to MAAKLGGSGGDKHTIEQQADINITPFIDILLVLMIIFMVAAPMATVSIKLDLPPAQPPANPEKEKEPVYITIQENGQIFIADKQSSIDNLPVDVCSALGGGACREERVFVRAQPEVKYRQFMEVMNKMQENGFFKVGLLNEDIT from the coding sequence ATGGCTGCCAAGCTCGGTGGTTCCGGCGGGGACAAGCACACGATCGAACAACAGGCGGATATCAACATCACGCCGTTCATCGACATTCTGCTGGTGCTCATGATCATCTTCATGGTGGCCGCGCCGATGGCGACCGTGTCGATCAAGCTGGACCTGCCGCCCGCGCAGCCGCCGGCGAACCCTGAAAAGGAAAAAGAGCCAGTCTACATCACCATCCAAGAGAATGGTCAGATCTTCATCGCCGACAAGCAGTCGTCGATCGACAACCTGCCTGTCGATGTCTGCTCGGCCCTGGGCGGCGGCGCCTGCCGCGAGGAGCGCGTCTTCGTCCGCGCCCAGCCGGAAGTGAAGTACAGGCAGTTCATGGAAGTCATGAACAAGATGCAGGAGAACGGCTTCTTCAAGGTCGGCCTGCTGAACGAAGACATCACCTGA
- the ykgO gene encoding type B 50S ribosomal protein L36, with protein sequence MKVRSSLKALKTRHRDCKIVRRKGVVFVINKTDPRFKAKQG encoded by the coding sequence ATGAAGGTCCGCAGCTCGCTCAAGGCCCTGAAGACCCGCCACCGCGACTGCAAGATCGTGCGTCGCAAGGGTGTCGTCTTCGTCATCAACAAGACCGACCCGCGCTTCAAGGCCAAGCAGGGCTAA
- a CDS encoding Pr6Pr family membrane protein, whose product MARWSASEGVRAAIAMYIVVVGVVYHVLLHPNWNPTGWSLVVNLVLHYVMPAAFVLDWLWFTPKGRLRWIDPAKWLAFPLIYGGWTLVHGLATHWWPYGFVNVDQLGLGRVVAIFGGLLIFFLIVGLGLVGLDRLFGRAARDSSTLAL is encoded by the coding sequence TTGGCCCGATGGTCAGCCAGCGAAGGCGTCAGGGCGGCCATCGCCATGTACATCGTGGTGGTCGGGGTGGTGTACCACGTCCTGCTGCATCCCAACTGGAACCCGACCGGCTGGTCGTTGGTAGTCAATCTGGTGCTGCACTACGTCATGCCCGCCGCCTTCGTGCTGGACTGGCTGTGGTTCACGCCCAAGGGGCGGCTGCGCTGGATCGACCCGGCGAAGTGGCTGGCCTTTCCTTTGATCTATGGCGGCTGGACCCTGGTTCACGGCCTGGCGACGCACTGGTGGCCCTATGGCTTCGTCAATGTAGATCAGTTGGGATTGGGCCGGGTCGTGGCGATCTTCGGCGGGTTGCTGATCTTTTTCCTGATCGTCGGGCTCGGCCTCGTGGGGCTGGATCGGCTGTTCGGTCGCGCGGCGCGTGACAGTTCAACGTTAGCACTCTAG
- a CDS encoding sigma-54 dependent transcriptional regulator, with product MAKTILVVDDDPTQRRLIQAVLERDGYAVVHAAGGGEAIDRMTKGGGADLVLLDMVMPEMSGLECLAELRSAGVNEPVIVLTANGGIDMVVKAMQAGAQDFFVKPVGPERLLVGVRNAMQMTRLTAEVGRLTKRVQGRTSFDDIVGDSGPMRMVKALGARAAKSSIPVLITGESGVGKEVIARALHGASDRAGKPFVAVNCGALPANLIESILFGHEKGAFTGAVDKTLGKFREADGGTLFLDEIGELPLDMQVKLLRALQEGEIDPVGGKRPVKIDVRIVSATNRDPAQQVKDGAFRADLFYRLNVFPIEAPSLRDRREDIPALVDHFIARFNAEEGRRISGCAPETLALLQGFDWPGNVRQLENAVFRAIVLADAPFLQPHDFPAISGVAAPLPGTAGASPPLRVAATPSAEQPIRILDDRGHLRTLEEIERDLIQHAIEVYSGHMSEIARRLGIGRSTLYRKVREQGLEAQLKEAG from the coding sequence ATGGCCAAGACCATCCTGGTCGTCGATGACGATCCGACTCAGCGTCGCCTGATCCAGGCCGTGTTGGAGCGGGACGGCTACGCCGTGGTCCATGCGGCGGGCGGCGGCGAGGCCATCGACCGGATGACCAAGGGCGGCGGGGCCGATCTGGTGCTGCTGGACATGGTGATGCCCGAGATGTCGGGGCTGGAATGCCTGGCCGAACTGCGTAGCGCAGGCGTCAACGAGCCGGTCATCGTCCTGACCGCCAACGGCGGCATCGACATGGTCGTCAAGGCCATGCAGGCCGGGGCCCAGGATTTCTTCGTCAAGCCGGTCGGACCCGAGCGACTTCTGGTCGGGGTGCGAAACGCCATGCAGATGACCCGGCTGACGGCAGAGGTCGGACGCCTGACCAAGCGGGTCCAGGGACGAACCAGTTTCGACGACATCGTGGGCGACAGCGGCCCGATGCGGATGGTCAAGGCCCTGGGCGCCCGGGCCGCCAAATCCTCGATCCCCGTCCTGATCACCGGCGAGAGCGGCGTCGGCAAGGAGGTCATCGCCCGCGCCCTGCACGGGGCCAGCGACCGGGCCGGCAAGCCCTTCGTGGCGGTCAACTGCGGCGCCCTGCCCGCCAATCTGATCGAATCGATCCTGTTCGGGCACGAGAAGGGCGCCTTCACCGGAGCCGTCGACAAGACCCTGGGCAAGTTCCGCGAGGCGGACGGCGGCACCCTGTTCCTGGACGAGATCGGTGAATTGCCGCTGGACATGCAGGTCAAGCTGCTGCGCGCCCTGCAGGAGGGAGAGATCGACCCCGTCGGCGGCAAGCGGCCGGTCAAGATCGACGTCCGCATCGTCTCGGCCACCAACCGCGATCCGGCCCAGCAGGTGAAGGACGGCGCCTTCCGCGCGGACCTGTTCTATCGCCTGAACGTCTTCCCCATCGAGGCCCCGTCCCTGCGCGACCGGCGCGAGGACATTCCGGCCCTGGTCGATCACTTCATCGCACGCTTCAACGCCGAGGAAGGCCGCCGCATCTCGGGTTGCGCGCCCGAGACCCTGGCCCTGCTGCAGGGCTTCGACTGGCCCGGCAATGTGCGCCAGTTGGAGAATGCGGTGTTCCGCGCCATCGTCCTGGCCGACGCCCCCTTCCTACAGCCGCATGATTTCCCGGCCATCTCGGGCGTCGCCGCCCCTCTGCCGGGCACGGCCGGCGCGTCCCCGCCGCTCCGTGTCGCGGCCACGCCTTCGGCGGAACAGCCCATCCGCATCCTGGACGACCGCGGCCACCTGCGAACCCTGGAAGAGATCGAACGCGATCTGATCCAGCACGCCATCGAGGTCTATTCCGGCCATATGAGCGAGATCGCGCGCCGCCTGGGCATCGGTCGCTCTACCCTCTACCGCAAGGTCCGCGAGCAGGGGCTGGAAGCTCAGCTGAAGGAAGCGGGGTGA
- the cysS gene encoding cysteine--tRNA ligase, with translation MPLHIHDTLRREKRLFEPRNKDRVTLYVCGPTVYDYAHIGNARPPVVFDVLVRLLRRTYGADKVLYARNVTDVDDKINQKAAREGVPIGEVTARYEAAYLADMGLLNVSPPDIAPHVTDYIPAIVDQIQAIVDAGCAYAAEGHVLFDVSSYKAYGALSGRNLDDMIAGARVEMAPYKKNPHDFVLWKPSKADEPSWPSPWGQGRPGWHIECSAMIEQTLGLPIDIHGGGIDLVFPHHENEIAQGVCAHGHAHGDNAHDEYARYWMHNGFLTVDAEKMSKSVGNVLLLHDLVQAMPGEVVRWALLSAHYRQPLDWNQGLLDQSRKNLDRLYGVLRDADAALSDFDAATLDEAEMELAENALDPILDALEDDLNTPGAIAQLFGLGNALRELLNDAEADINDVAMARWSLKEAADLLGVLCLTPDAWFEGGDPALKAEVEALLEQRASARAEKNWAEADRIRDRLNALNVVVMDGPDGATWRVKG, from the coding sequence ATGCCGCTGCACATCCACGACACCCTGCGCCGTGAAAAGCGCCTGTTCGAGCCCCGGAACAAGGATCGTGTCACACTCTATGTCTGCGGCCCCACGGTCTATGACTACGCCCACATCGGCAATGCGCGCCCGCCGGTGGTGTTCGACGTTCTGGTGCGCCTGCTGCGCCGGACCTATGGGGCGGACAAGGTTCTCTACGCCCGCAACGTCACCGACGTGGACGACAAGATCAATCAGAAGGCCGCGCGCGAAGGCGTGCCGATCGGCGAGGTCACGGCCCGCTACGAAGCCGCCTATCTGGCCGACATGGGCCTGCTGAACGTCTCGCCGCCCGATATCGCGCCCCACGTCACCGACTACATCCCGGCCATCGTCGATCAGATCCAGGCCATCGTCGACGCCGGCTGCGCCTATGCCGCCGAGGGTCATGTCCTGTTCGACGTCTCGTCCTACAAGGCTTACGGCGCACTGTCGGGGCGGAACCTGGACGACATGATCGCCGGCGCCCGCGTCGAGATGGCTCCCTACAAGAAGAACCCCCACGACTTCGTCCTGTGGAAGCCGTCCAAGGCGGACGAGCCGTCCTGGCCTTCGCCCTGGGGGCAGGGACGTCCCGGCTGGCACATCGAATGCTCGGCCATGATCGAACAGACCCTGGGTCTGCCCATCGACATCCACGGCGGCGGCATCGACCTGGTCTTCCCCCACCATGAGAACGAGATCGCCCAGGGCGTCTGCGCCCACGGCCATGCCCACGGCGACAACGCCCACGACGAATACGCCCGCTACTGGATGCACAACGGCTTCCTGACCGTGGATGCGGAAAAGATGTCCAAGTCGGTCGGCAACGTCCTGCTGCTGCACGATCTGGTCCAGGCCATGCCGGGCGAGGTCGTCCGCTGGGCCCTGCTCAGCGCCCACTATCGCCAGCCGCTGGACTGGAACCAGGGGCTGCTGGATCAGAGCCGCAAGAACCTCGACCGTCTGTATGGCGTCCTGCGCGACGCCGACGCGGCTTTGTCCGACTTCGACGCGGCCACGCTGGACGAGGCCGAGATGGAGCTGGCCGAGAACGCGCTCGATCCCATTCTGGACGCGCTTGAGGACGACCTCAACACGCCGGGCGCCATCGCCCAGCTGTTCGGGCTGGGGAACGCGCTGCGCGAGCTGCTGAACGACGCCGAGGCCGATATCAACGATGTCGCCATGGCCCGCTGGAGCCTGAAGGAAGCGGCCGACCTGCTGGGCGTCCTGTGCCTGACGCCGGACGCCTGGTTCGAGGGCGGCGATCCCGCGCTCAAGGCCGAGGTCGAGGCCCTGCTGGAGCAGCGCGCCAGCGCCCGGGCCGAAAAGAACTGGGCCGAGGCCGACCGCATCCGCGACCGCCTGAACGCCCTGAACGTCGTGGTCATGGACGGCCCCGACGGCGCGACCTGGCGCGTGAAGGGCTGA
- a CDS encoding DUF2312 domain-containing protein gives MADDASFDGNPDVLTATAQGRLRTIIERLERLEEDKQAVMTDMKEVFAEAKGEGYDVKVLRKVIRIRKQDKAKRQEEEAILDLYLSALGEV, from the coding sequence ATGGCTGACGACGCCTCGTTCGACGGCAACCCCGATGTCCTGACCGCGACCGCCCAGGGCCGTCTGCGCACCATCATCGAGCGGTTGGAGCGGCTGGAAGAAGACAAACAGGCCGTCATGACCGACATGAAGGAGGTCTTCGCCGAGGCCAAGGGCGAGGGCTACGACGTCAAGGTTCTGCGCAAGGTCATCCGCATCCGCAAGCAGGATAAGGCCAAGCGCCAGGAGGAGGAGGCCATCCTGGACCTCTACCTCTCGGCCCTCGGCGAGGTCTGA
- a CDS encoding aldo/keto reductase — MAYGDQPTITVDGIEIPLLGFGTWQLEPDDARRMVAEALRIGYRHIDTAWIYKNEKAVGEGIRDSGVAREDIFLTTKIWVEHFTHDALLKQAKESADSLGTTPDLLLLHWPKTTPTFEETLGALNAAKDQGLTRSIGLSNFPSKEFRQAQGLSKARLLTDQVEHHPYLGVDQLVATAAELGSSITAWSPLAQGKIADDATISEIAGAHGKTNGQITLRWLIQHGIIAIPRTTKESRARENFDIFDFELSAEEMQRMDALDRGERLGDWLDPAFEWDKTAA; from the coding sequence ATGGCCTATGGCGATCAACCCACCATCACCGTCGATGGAATCGAGATCCCCCTGCTGGGCTTCGGCACCTGGCAGTTGGAACCCGACGACGCGCGCCGCATGGTCGCCGAGGCGTTGCGGATTGGATATCGGCACATCGACACGGCCTGGATCTACAAGAACGAGAAGGCGGTCGGCGAAGGCATCCGGGACTCCGGCGTGGCGCGCGAGGACATCTTCCTGACGACCAAGATCTGGGTCGAGCATTTCACCCATGACGCCCTGCTGAAGCAGGCGAAGGAATCGGCCGACAGCCTGGGCACGACGCCGGACCTGCTGCTGCTGCACTGGCCCAAGACGACGCCGACGTTCGAGGAGACGCTGGGCGCCCTGAACGCGGCCAAGGACCAGGGCCTGACCAGGTCGATCGGCCTGTCCAACTTCCCGTCCAAGGAATTCCGCCAGGCGCAGGGCCTGTCCAAGGCGCGGCTGCTGACCGATCAGGTCGAGCATCACCCCTATCTGGGCGTCGATCAACTGGTCGCGACGGCGGCCGAGCTGGGGTCGTCGATCACGGCCTGGTCGCCGCTGGCGCAAGGCAAGATCGCCGACGACGCCACGATCAGCGAGATCGCCGGCGCGCACGGCAAGACCAACGGCCAGATCACCCTGCGCTGGCTGATCCAGCACGGGATCATCGCCATTCCCCGCACCACCAAGGAAAGCCGGGCGCGCGAGAATTTCGACATCTTCGACTTCGAACTGTCGGCCGAGGAGATGCAGCGCATGGACGCCCTGGATCGCGGCGAGCGGCTGGGCGACTGGCTGGACCCGGCGTTCGAATGGGACAAGACTGCCGCCTGA
- a CDS encoding lytic murein transglycosylase, whose product MRFSYRLLLIACVSACAPMLPEPPLPAPSPAPQTGGSNAAAPQTQPAPTPAVPPLAAYDQQGFDGWKQGFLARKGGARRAAYERELANVTPDPTVIRLDRNQPEFSKPAGAYVQNAVTPVRIAQAKQRIDRVPWAVVQRFGVPSEILVGVWAQESAFGQVQGDYDVIRSLATLAYDGRRRDWAEGQLKDALDIVVDGRRERAGLKGSWAGAMGQTQFMPDNYLRLGVDQDGDGKVDIWNDDADALASAANLLAQAGWKRGQTWGYEVVLPAGFDYAEAEGPKHNWTYWAAKGVRLAQGGTPNGAEALEEATILLPQGANGPAFLALPNHYVIRRYNNSVSYALAIGLTADGIMGKPGLTKAWPNDPSMSRDQRIGAQRALTRLGYDTKGVDGVIGTNTRAALRRWQIANGRVADGYLTGALADELIRKAG is encoded by the coding sequence ATGCGTTTTTCGTACCGACTGCTGTTGATCGCCTGCGTTTCGGCCTGTGCGCCCATGTTGCCGGAGCCGCCCCTGCCCGCGCCGAGCCCCGCCCCGCAGACGGGCGGATCGAACGCCGCCGCCCCCCAGACCCAGCCCGCGCCGACGCCCGCCGTCCCGCCCCTGGCCGCCTATGACCAGCAGGGGTTCGACGGCTGGAAGCAGGGGTTTCTGGCCCGCAAGGGCGGCGCGCGACGCGCGGCCTACGAGCGGGAGCTGGCCAATGTGACGCCAGACCCGACGGTGATCCGCCTGGACCGCAACCAGCCCGAATTCTCCAAGCCCGCCGGCGCCTATGTCCAGAACGCGGTGACGCCGGTGCGAATCGCCCAGGCCAAGCAGCGTATCGACCGGGTGCCGTGGGCGGTGGTCCAGCGGTTCGGCGTGCCCAGCGAGATCCTGGTCGGCGTCTGGGCCCAGGAAAGCGCCTTCGGCCAGGTCCAGGGCGACTATGACGTGATCCGCTCCCTGGCGACCCTGGCCTATGACGGCCGCCGCCGCGACTGGGCCGAAGGACAGTTGAAGGACGCCCTGGACATCGTGGTGGACGGCCGACGCGAGCGGGCGGGCCTGAAGGGCAGTTGGGCAGGGGCCATGGGCCAGACCCAGTTCATGCCCGACAACTATCTGCGCCTGGGCGTGGATCAGGACGGCGACGGCAAGGTCGACATCTGGAACGACGACGCCGACGCCCTGGCTTCGGCCGCCAACCTGTTGGCCCAGGCGGGCTGGAAGCGCGGCCAGACCTGGGGATACGAGGTCGTCTTGCCCGCCGGGTTCGACTACGCCGAGGCGGAGGGGCCGAAGCACAACTGGACCTATTGGGCGGCCAAGGGCGTGCGTCTGGCGCAAGGCGGGACGCCGAACGGCGCCGAGGCGCTGGAAGAGGCGACCATCCTGCTGCCGCAGGGCGCGAACGGCCCGGCCTTCCTGGCCCTGCCGAACCATTACGTCATCCGCCGCTACAACAATTCGGTCAGCTACGCCCTGGCGATCGGCCTGACGGCGGACGGGATCATGGGCAAGCCGGGGCTGACCAAGGCCTGGCCGAACGATCCCTCCATGTCGCGCGACCAGCGCATCGGCGCGCAAAGGGCCCTGACGCGCCTGGGCTACGACACAAAAGGAGTGGACGGGGTGATCGGGACCAACACCCGCGCGGCCCTGCGACGCTGGCAGATCGCCAACGGCCGGGTCGCCGACGGCTATCTGACGGGAGCGCTGGCCGACGAACTGATCCGCAAGGCGGGATAG
- a CDS encoding MAPEG family protein produces the protein MEYATPGMVAMLLAIVGASAWMVHGVGATLLAGRIAHALGLLLQTGPSLGRIVGMALTWLALLTAAVGVIAFALI, from the coding sequence GTGGAATATGCGACGCCGGGCATGGTCGCCATGCTGCTGGCCATCGTGGGCGCCTCCGCCTGGATGGTGCACGGGGTAGGCGCGACCCTGCTGGCCGGACGCATCGCTCATGCCTTGGGCCTGCTGTTGCAGACCGGACCGTCGCTGGGCAGGATCGTCGGCATGGCGCTGACCTGGCTGGCCCTGCTGACCGCAGCGGTCGGTGTGATCGCCTTCGCCCTGATCTGA
- a CDS encoding UbiD family decarboxylase gives MAYKSLRDFIDQLEAKGELVRVSEPVSTVLEMTEIQTRLLRNGGPAVLFEKPVMPDGAISPIPCLANLFGTVKRVAMGVTLEGKARTTTAELREVGELLAFLRNPTPPRGLGDAMEMLPLAQTVMSMRPKTVKKAPVQEVVLKGDQIDLTALPVQSCWPGEPAPLITWGLVVTKGPSEEREDDFNLGIYRMQVLGRDKAIMRWLAHRGGAQHYARHKKAGKREPLPCAVVLGADPGTILAAVTPVPDTLSEYQFAGLMRGAKAELVACKTVPLMVPAQAEIVLEGHVLLDEFEDEGPYGDHTGYYNSVEKFPVFQVSAITMRRDPIYLTTFTGRPPDEPSVLGEALNEVFIPLLRQQFPEIVDFWLPPEGCSYRIAVVSMKKAYPGHAKRVMLGVWSYLRQFMYTKWVIVVDHDIDARDWKDVMWAISTKMDPARDITVIESTPIDYLDFASPESGLGSKIGLDATDKWPPETKREWGEEIRMDEAVVTRVNDLWDRLGLPGDGTPIWK, from the coding sequence ATGGCCTACAAATCCCTGCGTGACTTCATCGACCAGCTGGAAGCCAAGGGCGAGCTGGTGCGGGTGTCCGAACCCGTGTCCACCGTGCTGGAGATGACCGAGATCCAGACCCGGCTGTTGCGGAACGGCGGGCCGGCGGTGCTGTTCGAAAAGCCGGTCATGCCGGACGGGGCGATCAGCCCCATTCCCTGCCTGGCCAATCTGTTCGGCACGGTGAAGCGGGTCGCCATGGGGGTGACGCTGGAGGGCAAGGCGCGCACCACGACGGCCGAACTGCGCGAGGTCGGCGAACTGCTGGCCTTCCTGAGGAATCCGACGCCGCCGCGCGGTCTGGGCGATGCGATGGAGATGCTGCCGCTGGCGCAGACCGTCATGTCCATGCGGCCCAAGACGGTGAAGAAGGCGCCGGTGCAGGAGGTGGTGCTGAAGGGCGACCAGATCGACCTGACCGCCCTGCCCGTCCAGTCGTGCTGGCCCGGAGAGCCCGCGCCCCTGATCACCTGGGGCCTGGTGGTGACAAAGGGGCCGAGCGAGGAGCGAGAGGACGACTTCAACCTGGGCATCTATCGGATGCAGGTGCTGGGCCGGGACAAGGCCATCATGCGCTGGCTGGCGCATCGGGGGGGCGCGCAACACTATGCGCGGCACAAGAAGGCCGGGAAGCGCGAGCCCCTGCCCTGCGCCGTGGTGCTGGGCGCCGATCCGGGCACGATCCTGGCGGCGGTGACGCCGGTGCCGGACACCCTGTCGGAATATCAGTTCGCGGGCCTGATGCGGGGCGCCAAGGCCGAACTGGTCGCCTGCAAGACCGTGCCGCTGATGGTTCCGGCCCAGGCGGAGATCGTGCTGGAAGGCCATGTCCTGCTGGACGAGTTCGAGGACGAAGGCCCCTACGGCGACCACACCGGCTATTACAACTCGGTCGAGAAGTTCCCGGTCTTCCAGGTCAGCGCCATCACCATGCGCCGCGATCCCATCTATCTGACCACCTTCACCGGCCGGCCGCCGGACGAGCCGAGCGTGCTGGGCGAGGCGCTGAACGAGGTGTTCATTCCCCTGCTGCGCCAGCAGTTCCCTGAGATCGTCGACTTCTGGCTGCCGCCCGAGGGGTGCAGCTACAGGATCGCGGTGGTGTCGATGAAGAAGGCCTATCCGGGCCACGCCAAGCGGGTGATGCTGGGCGTGTGGAGCTATCTGCGCCAGTTCATGTACACCAAATGGGTCATCGTCGTGGACCACGACATCGACGCCCGCGACTGGAAGGACGTGATGTGGGCCATCTCGACCAAGATGGACCCGGCGCGCGACATCACCGTGATCGAATCCACCCCCATCGACTATCTGGACTTCGCCAGCCCCGAAAGCGGCCTGGGCTCCAAGATCGGCCTGGACGCGACCGACAAATGGCCGCCCGAGACCAAGCGTGAATGGGGCGAGGAAATCCGCATGGACGAGGCGGTGGTCACGCGCGTCAACGACCTGTGGGACCGTCTCGGCCTGCCGGGCGACGGGACGCCGATCTGGAAATAG
- the folE gene encoding GTP cyclohydrolase I FolE — protein MSVTPAKPVLVSDAAVQRPSREQALEAVRTLIAWAGDNPNRPGLIDTPKRVVDAYGEWFDGYDADAGKELSRTFEDVTGYDDMVILRDIEVESHCEHHLAPFLGKAYVAYLPGEKVVGISKLARVVEIYARRLQNQETLTNDIIEAIESHLQPRGVAVLVDAEHQCMTTRGVHHRHVSTITTRFTGAFKDDPALADRFLKLARA, from the coding sequence ATGAGCGTCACCCCCGCCAAGCCCGTCCTCGTCAGCGATGCTGCCGTGCAACGCCCGTCGCGCGAACAGGCGCTGGAGGCCGTGCGCACCCTGATCGCCTGGGCCGGCGACAATCCCAACCGTCCGGGCCTGATCGACACGCCCAAGCGGGTGGTGGACGCCTATGGCGAATGGTTCGACGGCTATGACGCCGATGCGGGCAAGGAGCTGAGCCGCACCTTCGAGGACGTGACCGGCTATGACGACATGGTCATCCTGCGCGACATCGAGGTCGAGAGCCACTGCGAGCACCACCTGGCCCCCTTCCTGGGCAAGGCCTATGTCGCCTATCTGCCGGGCGAGAAGGTGGTCGGCATCTCCAAGCTGGCGCGGGTGGTCGAGATCTATGCGCGGCGCCTGCAGAACCAGGAAACCCTGACCAACGACATCATCGAGGCCATCGAATCGCACCTGCAGCCGCGCGGGGTGGCGGTGCTGGTGGACGCCGAGCATCAGTGCATGACCACGCGCGGCGTGCATCATCGGCACGTTTCGACCATCACGACGCGCTTCACCGGCGCCTTCAAGGACGATCCTGCCCTGGCGGACCGTTTTTTGAAGCTGGCCAGGGCCTGA